A window of Corvus cornix cornix isolate S_Up_H32 chromosome 4, ASM73873v5, whole genome shotgun sequence contains these coding sequences:
- the LOC104697337 gene encoding dentin matrix acidic phosphoprotein 1 isoform X1 has protein sequence MSAPGTTTDMRAAFLALLLWAMACAHPVPGHEPTHSSALQEDTANEDYISKLGNHLDGGDGIHPPASPEPAENALARDLTGGNAVNEEMGELSGQDMGGRVGQAQHVNQVDHEDMGAHNGNDLGFLEADARDTDDGDNGDHYGTRANGFPSHGDRFLDEEDDSGDDTFDANGEEERGEGPTYVAGADGAGEHEHDARRGDAGAGRGHGDSSSSSSSSSESIGADHRRYRNYGFGRTHRHGGASSSSQEEESYDFQDEAMQGDDPSVFDGPGSSYRMRQAGPRALGNSWESAQGAGSHRWEEGDSRSPEVEDGDSGEDSPSVEDNSQSEEPVDSQSEEKSSSRSREDGDVDGEDSPSREKEDSESREGTDEQSDEEPGESPEVVRTLNEHSSSWTWEGQEDWDSAEDRSVLSTPDSESREEEGEPSRYREDDDDQSQSTEDTVEESEEDENDSVPTTSAESPESPEDDSSPEDNTGEDSRSTESDNSESQEDDDDVESHSQEDATRESSSHGDDSSQQSLESGGRKRRLGALRHRPAADYDDNDCQDGY, from the exons CCCCAGGGACCACAACTGACATGAGGGCTGCATTCCTGGCGCTGCTTCTCTGGGCCATGGCCTGTGCTCACCCC GTGCCTGGCCATGAACCCACCCACTCCAGCGCCCTGCAGGAG GATACTGCAAATGAAGATTATATCAGCAAGCTGGGCAACCACCTGGATGGAGGAGATGGCATTCATCCTCCTGCCAGTCCGGAGCCAGCCGAAAATGCTCTTGCCAGGGACCTGACGGGTGGGAATGCCGTGAATGAGGAGATGGGTGAGCTCAGTGGCCAAGACATGGGAGGCCGAGTTGGGCAGGCTCAGCATGTGAACCAGGTGGACCATGAGGACATGGGCGCCCACAATGGGAATGACCTTGGTTTCCTG GAGGCGGATGCACGTGACACTGATGATGGTGACAACGGAGACCACTACGGCACCAGAGCCAACGGATTTCCCTCCCACGGCGACAGGTTCCTGGACGAGGAGGATGACAGTGGGGATGACACCTTTGATGCCAACggggaagaggagaggggtGAGGGCCCTACCTACGTGGCTGGTGCCGATGGGGCAGGAGAACACGAGCACGATGCTCGCCGAGGGGATgccggggctggcagggggCACGGcgacagcagcagcagcagcagcagcagcagcgagaGCATCGGGGCAGACCACCGGCGCTACAGGAACTACGGCTTTGGGCGCACCCACAGGCACGGaggggccagcagcagcagccaggaggaggagagctaTGACTTCCAGGATGAAGCCATGCAGGGGGATGACCCCTCTGTCTTTGACGGTCCAGGCAGCAGCTACAGGATGCGCCAGGCTGGTCCCCGTGCCCTGGGGAACAGCTGGGAGAGTGCCCAGGGGGCTGGCTCCCACCGCTGGGAGGAGGGTGACAGCAGGTCCCCCGAGGTGGAGGATGGTGACTCTGGAGAAGACAGCCCCTCTGTGGAGGACAACAGTCAGTCAGAAGAGCCTGTTGACAGCCAGTCAGAGGAGAAAAGCTCCAGCCGCTCCAGGGAGGATGGGGATGTGGATGGAGAGGACAGCCCCTCCAGGGAGAAAGAGGACAGTGAGTCCAGGGAGGGCACTGATGAGCAGTCAGATGAAGAGCCAGGGGAGTCCCCGGAGGTGGTGAGAACCTTGaatgagcacagcagcagctggacctgggaagggcaggaggacTGGGATTCTGCTGAGGACAGGAGTGTGCTGTCCACACCTGACAGTGAGTCCAGGGAAGAAGAGGGTGAACCAAGCAGGTACAGGGAAGATGATGATGACCAGAGCCAGTCCACAGAGGACACTGTGGAGGAATCAGAGGAGGATGAGAATGACTCTGTGCCGACCACATCGGCCGAGAGCCCTGAGTCCCCAGAGGATGACAGCAGCCCAGAGGACAACACAGGTGAGGACAGCAGGTCCACAGAGAGTGACAACAGTGAGTCCcaggaggatgatgatgatgtggAGAGCCACTCCCAGGAGGATGCCACCCGCGAGTCCAGCAGCCATGGGGACgacagctcccagcagagcctggagagcGGGGGCCGCAAGCGGCGGCTGGGCGCCCTCCGCCACAGACCTGCTGCTGACTATGATGACAATGACTGCCAGGACGGGTACTGA
- the LOC104697337 gene encoding dentin matrix acidic phosphoprotein 1 isoform X2 codes for MRAAFLALLLWAMACAHPVPGHEPTHSSALQEDTANEDYISKLGNHLDGGDGIHPPASPEPAENALARDLTGGNAVNEEMGELSGQDMGGRVGQAQHVNQVDHEDMGAHNGNDLGFLEADARDTDDGDNGDHYGTRANGFPSHGDRFLDEEDDSGDDTFDANGEEERGEGPTYVAGADGAGEHEHDARRGDAGAGRGHGDSSSSSSSSSESIGADHRRYRNYGFGRTHRHGGASSSSQEEESYDFQDEAMQGDDPSVFDGPGSSYRMRQAGPRALGNSWESAQGAGSHRWEEGDSRSPEVEDGDSGEDSPSVEDNSQSEEPVDSQSEEKSSSRSREDGDVDGEDSPSREKEDSESREGTDEQSDEEPGESPEVVRTLNEHSSSWTWEGQEDWDSAEDRSVLSTPDSESREEEGEPSRYREDDDDQSQSTEDTVEESEEDENDSVPTTSAESPESPEDDSSPEDNTGEDSRSTESDNSESQEDDDDVESHSQEDATRESSSHGDDSSQQSLESGGRKRRLGALRHRPAADYDDNDCQDGY; via the exons ATGAGGGCTGCATTCCTGGCGCTGCTTCTCTGGGCCATGGCCTGTGCTCACCCC GTGCCTGGCCATGAACCCACCCACTCCAGCGCCCTGCAGGAG GATACTGCAAATGAAGATTATATCAGCAAGCTGGGCAACCACCTGGATGGAGGAGATGGCATTCATCCTCCTGCCAGTCCGGAGCCAGCCGAAAATGCTCTTGCCAGGGACCTGACGGGTGGGAATGCCGTGAATGAGGAGATGGGTGAGCTCAGTGGCCAAGACATGGGAGGCCGAGTTGGGCAGGCTCAGCATGTGAACCAGGTGGACCATGAGGACATGGGCGCCCACAATGGGAATGACCTTGGTTTCCTG GAGGCGGATGCACGTGACACTGATGATGGTGACAACGGAGACCACTACGGCACCAGAGCCAACGGATTTCCCTCCCACGGCGACAGGTTCCTGGACGAGGAGGATGACAGTGGGGATGACACCTTTGATGCCAACggggaagaggagaggggtGAGGGCCCTACCTACGTGGCTGGTGCCGATGGGGCAGGAGAACACGAGCACGATGCTCGCCGAGGGGATgccggggctggcagggggCACGGcgacagcagcagcagcagcagcagcagcagcgagaGCATCGGGGCAGACCACCGGCGCTACAGGAACTACGGCTTTGGGCGCACCCACAGGCACGGaggggccagcagcagcagccaggaggaggagagctaTGACTTCCAGGATGAAGCCATGCAGGGGGATGACCCCTCTGTCTTTGACGGTCCAGGCAGCAGCTACAGGATGCGCCAGGCTGGTCCCCGTGCCCTGGGGAACAGCTGGGAGAGTGCCCAGGGGGCTGGCTCCCACCGCTGGGAGGAGGGTGACAGCAGGTCCCCCGAGGTGGAGGATGGTGACTCTGGAGAAGACAGCCCCTCTGTGGAGGACAACAGTCAGTCAGAAGAGCCTGTTGACAGCCAGTCAGAGGAGAAAAGCTCCAGCCGCTCCAGGGAGGATGGGGATGTGGATGGAGAGGACAGCCCCTCCAGGGAGAAAGAGGACAGTGAGTCCAGGGAGGGCACTGATGAGCAGTCAGATGAAGAGCCAGGGGAGTCCCCGGAGGTGGTGAGAACCTTGaatgagcacagcagcagctggacctgggaagggcaggaggacTGGGATTCTGCTGAGGACAGGAGTGTGCTGTCCACACCTGACAGTGAGTCCAGGGAAGAAGAGGGTGAACCAAGCAGGTACAGGGAAGATGATGATGACCAGAGCCAGTCCACAGAGGACACTGTGGAGGAATCAGAGGAGGATGAGAATGACTCTGTGCCGACCACATCGGCCGAGAGCCCTGAGTCCCCAGAGGATGACAGCAGCCCAGAGGACAACACAGGTGAGGACAGCAGGTCCACAGAGAGTGACAACAGTGAGTCCcaggaggatgatgatgatgtggAGAGCCACTCCCAGGAGGATGCCACCCGCGAGTCCAGCAGCCATGGGGACgacagctcccagcagagcctggagagcGGGGGCCGCAAGCGGCGGCTGGGCGCCCTCCGCCACAGACCTGCTGCTGACTATGATGACAATGACTGCCAGGACGGGTACTGA